CTAGCTGTTTCTGTAGCTCTTTCAATATCATTAGATGCACCTGTAGATATACTGTTAAACTCTACTTCTTCCGCAGATCTTCCTCCTAGCATGACACATATCTTATCTATCATTTCTTCCTTACTAACAAGATATTTTTCTTCTGTAGGAAGCTGCATAGTATAACCTAGTGCACCCATGGTCCTCGGAACTATAGTTATCTTATGTACAGGATCCGTATGTTTTAATAATGCAGCCACAAGTGCATGACCCACTTCATGAAAAGCAACAGCTCTCTTTTCAGTATCAGATAAAATCCTATCCTTCTTTTCTTTGCCAGCCATAACTACTTCTACTGATTCTTCTAAGTCTTCCTGAATTACTTCTTCTCTGCCATTTTTTACTGCCCTTAAAGCAGCTTCATTTATCATATTAGCCAAATCTGCTCCTACCGCTCCAGGAGTCGATTTTGCTATAGAATTTAAATCTACAGCTTCTGAAACTTTAACTCCCTTAGTATGGACTTTAAGTATATTTTCTCTGCCCTTTAAATCAGGCCTATCTACTATAACCCTCCTATCAAATCTTCCTGGTCTTAAAAGTGCCTTATCAAGTACTTCCGGTCTATTGGTAGCTGCTAAAATTACAACTCCTTTAGAAGAATCAAATCCATCCATCTCTGCAAGAAGTTGATTCAACGTTTGCTCCCTTTCATCATTTCCAGATACGTTGCCACCTCTACTTTTACCTATAGCATCTATTTCATCTATAAATACTATGCAAGGAGCTTTTTCCTGTGCCTGTTGAAATAAATCTCTAACTCTAGATGCCCCCATACCTACAAACATCTCTACAAAAGCAGAACCTGATATAGAGAAAAATGGGACTTTAGCTTCTCCTGCTACAGCCTTTGCAAGAAGAGTCTTTCCTGTTCCCGGTGGTCCTACAAGGAGTGCTCCCTTAGGAAGCCTTGCACCTATTGATACATATTTTTGAGAGTTATGCAAGAAATCAACTATTTCAATTAGAGACTCTTTAGCTTCTTCCTGTCCTGCCACATCATTAAAGTTCACGCCAGTTTCATTTTCCGCATATATTTTAGCAGTATTCTTTCCAAATGACATAACTCCACTGCCCATTTTTTTATCTAATCTTCCCATTAAAATACTTCCAAAAAACATAATTATACTTATGGGTAAAATCCAATTTGTAAAAAGGCTTCTCATTAGAGAGCTTTCCTGCGACACACCTTCATACTGAACTTTGGCATCATTTAACTTTTTAATTAAATCCTGATCATCTACCCTTTCAGTATAAAGTATTTTCCCTTTGTGATCTTTATCCTTATCCTTAGGGGTTATTATTAACCTATCCTTGGATATTTGTACATTAGATATTTTATTTTGGTTAATATAATTTATAAAATCACTATATTTTACGTGCTCATATTTTAATTGACTAGAGTATTCATTCACTATAAACACAATTATAACAGCTAATAGTGAATAATATATAACGTATTTGAATTTATTACCTTTAAATTTTTTGCTATTAAACATATGTAAGCCTCCACTTTATTTCAACTCGTAATCTATTTATATTATAGCAATAAATACTCTTTTTCCTACTAGTATTTACAAAATATTTTTAAAGTTATTTTTAACCAAATACCTATACTGTTTGCAAGTAACCACTAAATTTATTCATCAAAAAGAAATACTATCAAAATTTTTGATAGTATTTCTAAAAATTGAAGTATTATATTAACACAGGTTTCTTTAGTACGCTTTTCCCCAATAAACTAATTTATCAGCTTTTTTACCACAGCATACGCAGGTATCTGAAATATGTTCTTGTTCAAATGGAATGCATCTTGAAGATGCACCAGTAACTTCTTTAATTTTTTCTTCACATTTAGCGTCTCCACACCACATAGCCTTTACAACACCTATTTTATTTTCCATTATATCTTTAAACTCTTCCATGTTTACAGCATTATTTGTATTGCCTTTTATAAGATTTTTTGCCTTTTCAAACATACCATCATGAATTTTATCTAAAAGATCTGGTATATCTTTCTCTAAGTTATCCATGGATACTATTATCTTTTCTCCACTGTCTCTCCTTACAAGTACAACTTGATTTTTCTCAATATCCTTTGGTCCTACTTCAAGACGTATAGGAACTCCCTTCATCTCATATTCACTAAACTTCCATCCAGCCATTTTATCACTGTCGTCAAGTTTAACCCTTGCAAATTTAGCTATTCTACCTTTTAGTTCATTTGCCTTATCCAGTACTCCTTCTTTATGCTGTGCTATAGGTACTATAATTACCTGAGTAGGAGCTATTCTAGGTGGAACTACAAGTCCATTATCGTCTCCATGTACCATTATTATTGCTCCTATAAGACGGGTTGTTACGCCCCAGGAAGTCTGGTATACATATTGAAGTTTTCCTTCTTTATCTGAATACTGCATTCCAAAAGATTTTGCAAAGTTCTGTCCTAAGTAATGGGATGTACCAGCCTGAAGTGCCTTTCCATCATGCATAAGTGCTTCTATAGTATATGTAGCTTCTCCTCCTGCAAATTTTTCACTGTCAGTTTTCTGTCCCTTTAATACTGGAATAGCCAGTACTTTTTCACAAAGATCCGCATATACATTTAGCATCCTTGTAGTCTCTTCTTGGGCTTCCTTCTTAGTTTCATGTATAGTATGACCTTCCTGCCATAAAAATTCTGTAGTTCTAAGGAAAGGTCTTGTAGTCTTTTCCCATCTAACTACGGAGCACCACTGATTGTAAAGCTTAGGTAAATCTTTATAAGACTGAACTATCTTAGCATAATGTTCACAAAATAATGTTTCTGATGTTGGACGAACACATAATTTTTCTGTAAGTTCTTCATTACCACCATGAGTTACCCAGGCAACTTCTGGTGCAAATCCTTCTATATGATCTTTTTCTTTTTGAAGAAGACTTTCAGGAATAAATAAAGGCATATATACATTCTGATGTCCTGTTTCCTTAAATCTCTTGTCTAAATAACTCTGAATATTTTCCCACATAGCATAGGCATAAGGACGTATTATCATACAGCCTCTTACACTTGAATAATCAGCTAATTCTGCTTTTTTTACAATGTCTGTATACCACTGTGCAAAATCTTCATCTCTTGATGTTATTTGTTCTACCATCTTTTTACTCAATTTTAATTACCTCCAAAATTTCAATTTAGTGCAGATAGTTTTTCTTTGAAATATAAAAAAGCCTCCAATCCCAAAAGGGACCGAGGTTACGTCGGCGGTACCACCCTGATTAATATATTTAAAATATTAAACATATTCTCTCAATTATAATTATAACGGCAATTACCGCTGTATTCTAACAGAACTCAAAGGTAGGTTCAAAATGTACATTTAGAAACTTTCACCAACCATTTCCTCTCTTAAAAAAATATCATTTCTACTAATCCTCTTCTTTGCATATCACTATATTTAGTTAAACTCTTTCTATATAATAGAATATAGGAAATTTATTGTCAATATATTTTTTGAAATTGGAGTTTCTCCAAATATTATGTGTCTAAAAATATTCTTATTTTTTAAACAGCTGTTGATATATTTTACCAAATCAAATTTTTAATAAACTAACAAAAAAAACTGCATAATAAAATTTAGGAGGTAAATTCATATGAAATTCAAAAAATTTATTGTATTAATTCTTTCTATTTTTTTAATTGGTGCATTTATCCCAAACGTACATGCTTTTTTAACTAATACTTATTATGTAAAAAACTCAAAAATACCACATCATCTTTATGTAATTTACCAAAATGATCTAACTCCTGCAGAAAAAACTATGGTAGTCACCCTTCAGGGAATAATATCAAATAAGTCAAATTCTCAAATATATACCTTGAATAAAAATCAACCTGATTACAAAATATGGCTAGATGATTTAAAAGCAAATTACGGAATAACCTATACTATAGTAAAAGATCCCTGGTATTTGTTAGATAAATTTAAATCACTAGTATCTGGATATGTACTTTACAGCAGTTATCCTGAAAAAAACCCTTCTATTAACAACGCCTGCTCTCTTGCAGCATTAAAAAATTCTATAGTTATAGATACACCTATAGAAGATAGGGTTAAAAATGCAGGAATTAAAATGCAGGGCAATTGTGTAAACACCGATAAATATTGGGCTTATAATAATTTGTGGAATTCAGGACTAAACCATTCCGTTGTAATTGAGCTGTCTCCAAATAAAAATGCCTCTCTTAGAGATTATGGCATCATGAGTAAATGTTTAGCGTTTTATGAAGATGATTTAAAAGATTTCTCACTAAGGGATAAAATTTTTGGAACTATGGAAAAAGACTCTACGTGCCTTGGATGGGGACCTGATGAACACGGTAATGTAAGTGCTGCTTCTAAAAATGGAGTAAGTATGGTTCCTGCAGATTGGTCTTACAATTTAACAGTGTTAAGTGCCTTTCCATCAGTACCTTTAACACAAAAAAGTAGTGTAAAGCCTGATAAAAAACTTTTCTCTCAACCTATACACTATGTAACTTTTATAATGTCAGATGGAGATAACCAGCAGTGGAACCTTGGGAGTAATTATGGATCTGAAAAATGGTATGGCTCTCCTAAAAAAGGTAGTTTTAATATGGGATTCAGCATAAGTCCTTCTATACATGAACTGGCACCTACTGTCTTTAAACTGTATTACAAAAATGCATCTTCAAATTCTTATCGAGATAACTTTGTGGTATCACCTTCTGGTAATGGTTATATGTACCCTAGTAAGTTTAAGGAAGATTCTTTAAATGCATATTTGAAAAGATTAAACAATTATATGTCAGATGTAGATGAAAGGTATATATCAGTTTTAGATGATTGGTCACTTTATGATATTAAATTATGGGATAAATACACTGCTTGTTCAAATATCGATGGCATATTCTATCTCAATTATAATAAGCAAAATGACTATAAAGGTAAAATTATATGGAGTAATGGAAAGCCAGTGGTATCCTGTAGAGATGTACTCTGGTCTGGACTGGAAGAGGAAGATGCTCTTATAAATAACATAAATAATTATGTTGCTAAAGGCTACACCAACATATCCAAACCTAAAGCCTATACGTTTGTATACGTCCACGCGTGGAGTAAATCTATGAATGATGTAGAAAAAGTAGTAACCAAGTTAAATAGAAATCCTAAAGTAAAAGTTGTTCCGCCAGATACATTTATGGATATTATGAAAAAGAATATCAGGAAATAAGCTCTATAGAGTTTCTAAGCAAAAGTCAACTTATACTCCGGATATTTTTAGTAATTAAAAATTAATAATATGTGCCATTAAAGAATTGTCACAGTGGGCTAATTTTCAGAAAAAGTTTCACATCCCATTTTTAGTACTTGTCTATACATATTTTGCATAGCTATGAATTGGCCGCCAACGAAAAATCCAGTATCGAATATATTTACGTGCTGCACTTTAATAATTGCAGGTATAGTTACATTATTAAATTTAAATGCAATTGATAATATATCGTCTTTTTCAAAACTTATATTGGAGATAAATGATATCCCATTAACAGAAATGTTTACACCTAGCACGTCTAAATTTACTTCTTTCAAATTTATGCTTTCAATTTTAAAATTATAATTATACTTATATCTTTTATCAGCTCTTTTTTCTTTTTTAAATATTGCATCTTTTTTATCTGAAAAATTTTCTATCACTTGCTTTACCCCCATATTAATACTGTTCTTATCGGCAAAATTCATGTTATTTATTTAATCGTAGACTAATTCTTTTATTTTATCTATAACACAAAAATACCATTTTTATTTTAAACAAAAATGGTATTAATTTCAATCAATATTAACATAATTTAGTATAATATGCTAAAATTTTTTATATAAATAAATAGTGAGATGGAATTATGATTCTATCAATTTTTAAATAACTTTTCTAAAAATGAAGAAGCTTTATTAGTTTTTATTGGAAAATAAATCTCCTCTGTATCTTCTGTTATAGGTTTAAACTCATAGCCCTGTGATTTATAGTACTTTATTATTTCAGGGAGAGCAATGCAAGTATTTTTATGCATATAATCGCAGTGCATTAAAAGTATTACTGGATTGTGCTTATCTGGATCTTTAGTAGCCTCTTTGACTAGTTTATACGGTGGAATCTTTGGATTAATTCCATCAGATGCCTGTATGTTCCAGTCATATATTTTAAAATTATTGTTGTGCAATTTCTCTAAAAAGTTTTTGTTTAGGTGTTTCCTGCTCCCTCCTGGGAACCTTATTAAGTGACTTTCCTTCCCTGTAACTTTCTTTATTAATTCGTTAGATTTATTCATTTCATCTATAAAACTGTCACCATTTTTGTATATTTTTCTATATTTATGAGTATATGTGTGAAGTCCTATACTGTGACCTTCACTATATATTCTCTTTACTACCTGTTCATTATCTTCTATTTGATTACCTATTAGAAAAAATGTGGCTTTTACATTGTTCTCCTTTAGTATATCTAGAAACTTATCTGTAAGTTTGCTAGGTCCGTCATCAAAAGTTAAGTAAATTATTTTTTTATTATCCTTCTGTAAATCTTCATTCAAGTTATGTTTTGAATTATTTGCAAAAACCACATTGGAGTTTATTGTCATAAAAAATATGCACATAAACACAGCTGCCCTGACAAATATGTTATTTTTATATTTCAACCTATAAGCCCTCCTAATCTAAGTCTTTAACTGAATTTTTATTGCTTTTTAACCACTCAGACCAACTAGTATTAAAATTATCCTTATTTTCTTTTGCGTATTCATAGAACTTCTTTATAAATTCGGATCTCTCTGAGGATTTACTTCCAACTTTATGAAAAGGCTTAAGCAAATTTTTTCCTCCAAGCAAAATCTGTCTCTCCATTATATCTTCCAGACTTACATCTTTAGCATTTTTCATAATATCATACATTGTCATAAAAGTAGTAGTCCTTCCAATTCCAGCTTTGCAGTGAAAATGCATCCATGTACCTGGCGGTGTTTTCTTTACAATACTTATAAAATAATCCACCATTTCATCTGTAGGTCCTTCTGTATCTGTAACAGGTATTCTTACATAGGACATTTTATTTTCTTCTGCAAGTTCCCTCTCATCTTGAACTTTAGTTGGAATTATTTCTTTTTTTTCAATATCAAGTTCTTCATTTAATTTGATACCTTTTAACTTTTCGCTTTCATCCTTTAATACCTGATTCTTAGTAAGTCCCTTATTTGCATTATTTTTTTCTTCTCCTACCCAGCTAACTGCCAGATCGTTTATAAAACCATGAGACTCTTCCCTTAAATCTACTACTAATATAGGTACATTGCCTATTTCCTCTTTCACTATTTTTATATTCTGACCTGTAAACTGTGCACTGCCTGAAGCATTTAGTGAAGATAGTCCTTTTAAGTTTATAGACTTACCATAAGTTTTAATATTATCTGTAGTTTTTCTAAATCTCTTAGGAATCTTATCTTTCTTTTTAGAGTCTATTTTAAGTTGTACATTTCTATTTTGTATTTGTTCAAGCTGCACATTTTTATTTTGCATTCCTGTAACTTCCCTGGAATATACTACAGGTACTCCAAGTAAAGATACCAAAAACATAGTGCACATAAAAACACTTAATTTTTTCTTCATACCTTACCACCTCTTTTTTATTAATCATTGATATATTTTTTCAATATTTGATAAATAATATCTCTGCTTATTATGTGTATATTTTTTTATTCAATGCTAAAAATAACTATGTATTTTGAATCTAAGGAGGGTATTTTTATGGCTAAAGCAGGAATGAGAAGGCCCAATCCAAGTGACCCTCATGGTACTGAAAGTAATAAAAAGATGAAGTCTAATAAAAATACTGTAAAACCTGTTAAGGAAATCCAGGGAAAAGCTAAAACTGGAAATAAAAAAGCAGGATTAATTTAGGAGGTAATATAAATGACAAAGGACAGCCAACCTGATAACAAAAAGGCAAGAACTAAAAAAAGTAAAGGCCAAATACCTATTACTGAAGAAGGACAAAATCATAATAAAAACAATAAAAAGAAATCTACAAAATAGAAACATTAAAAACGGGAGAAGTCATATAATGACTTCTCCCGTTTTTAATTAACTAAACATTTTAAGCAGTAATGTTGCTATAACAACCATAGATGCTCCGCCAATTCTTGTAGATATTTGTGAAAATGGCATAAGTTCCATACGATTTGCTGAAGACAAGATTGCTACATCACCTGTACCCCCAAGTCCACTGTGACATGCTGTAACTAAAGAAGATTCAATTGGATACATATTTATATACTTACCAATAAAAAATCCTGATGCCATCATTGACAAAACTATGGATATACAAATAATAATGTATGCTGGTGTGATTGCTCTAACCAAATCACTAAATGGAGTATATAATACACCAATGCCAACTAACAACGGGTAAGTTAAGCTTGATGATACAAATTTATACAAATGATGAACACCTTGTTCTGTTTCAGGTGGTATAACATTAAGATACTTAACTATTGCTGCAGTAAATATCATAATGATAGGTGCTGGTATTCCTATAAGTGGACTAGTTAAAAGACCAAATACATAGAAAGTACAAGCAATTAAAAGACCGCTCCCCATAAGCTTAAAATCAACAGGTTTTTCAGCTTTTTGTTCTGCAAGTATTTCATTATCTTCTTTTGTCTTTACTAACAGTCCATTACCAGTAAGGTCTGGTCTCTTTTCAGCATAACGTTTCAATACTCCAGCACTTACTATAGCAACAATATTTCCAAGTACTGCCGCTGGAACTAGTTTTGCAATAAGGAGACTTTGAGGTTGGTGTAAAATTTCTGAATATCCCATAGTTAGTGGCAATATTCCTTCTCCAATTCCTCCATCAAGTATAGGGGCTACAATATAGAAAAAAGTATAACCTGGCTTATATCCAAATAATAAGCCCACTAACATTCCACCTGCAATTGCCATAATAGTTCCTACAACTAAAGGAACAAACATCCTGACAAAACCTTTTATCAGTACTTTCCTATTCATTCCTAATATACTTCCTACAACCAAGCATGAAATATATAAATATAAGAAGTTAGAATTTTTCATTATTCCGGTAATCGCTTTCATGGATGTTGTGTTAAGCAGTTTAAAATATACCATCATAGAAGGTATTATTATTGATAAAATTGCAGCACCACCAATGTTTTTTAACACTGGAAGCTTTGATCCAAGGTCTCCGAAAAGTGTTCCTAAAACTATGATTATTGCAAAACCACCTATCATATCTGCAGGAAGTTTTTTTGTTACTGAAGCAAAATAGATTATTGCCGCCAGTACAATAAATATTGGAAGAGGTGTAACCCCCACTTTATAATTTACAACTTTTGAAATAAAATTATTATTTTTAGATTTAGGCATGTTAATTGTACCTTGCACGTAAATTCCCCCTTGTTTTCATATTCCCAACATTAAATTTCAAGCAAAGTCTTAGTATGTTTTTCAACCATCTCTGGAGTGACATTCTTTTTCCTTGCAGCACCTGTATCAATAGCAGCTTTTGCTACATATGCAGCTACTTTTGGAGCTATTCTCAAGTCAAAAGCGTTAGGTATTATATAGTCTGGTTTCAATTCTTCCTCGCTTACAAGTTCTGCTATTGCATATGCTGCAGCTATTTTCATCTCATCATTTATTTCACTTGCCCTTACATCTAAAGCTCCTCTAAATATTCCTGGAAAAGCAAGTACATTGTTAACCTGATTTGGAAAATCTGACCTTCCTGTGCATACCACTTTAGCTCCAGCTTTTATAGCTAAATCAGGAAGTATTTCTGGATTTGGATTTGCCATTGCCATAATTATTGAATCTTTATTCATAGACTTTACCATTTCTTCAGTTACACAATTAGCTACAGATACTCCTAAAAATACATCTGCGCCTTTTAAAACATCAGCAAGAGTTCCTTTCTGAAGATTAGGATTTGTTATTTCTGCCATTTCATCCTTAAACTTATTCATTCCAATTGGTCTTTTCTTATATATAGCACCTTTAGTGTCGCAAAGTATTACATTTTTTGTTCCCATCTTTATTAAAAGTTTTGTAATAGCAGTACCTGCTGCTCCTGCTCCATTTACAACAATTTTTAAATCTTCAAATTTTTTATTTACTATCTTTAATGCATTTATAAGACAAGCTGATGAAACAACTGCCGTTCCATGTTGATCGTCATGAAATACAGGGATGTTACAAACTTCTTTAAGCTTTGATTCAATTTCAAAGCATTCTGGAGCTTTGATGTCCTCTAGATTTATTCCTCCAAAAGTTGGTTCCATAAGTTTTACAGCTGCTACAATCTCATTGATATCCTTACTTTCCAGACATATTGGAAATGCATCTACTCCAGCAAAAGTTTTAAATAAAACGGATTTTCCCTCCATAACAGGAAGCCCTGCACCTGCACCTATATTGCCAAGTCCAAGAACAGCTGTGCCATTTGTTACAACAGCTACCCAATTCCCTTTTGATGTATAGTCATAAATGCATTCTGGATTTTTATTAATTTCTAAGCAAGGTTCTGCAACTCCAGGCGTATATGCTAGCGTTAGATCTTGTTTGTTTTTAACCGGCACCTTACACTTTAGTGCAATTTTGCCTTCATTGTCTTTGTGAAATTTTAGTGCAGTTTCTTTTAGATTCATTAATATTACCTCCAAACAATATTTAAATTATAAAAATAATTGCCTTATTACCTTATTTTCAAGTTTATTATAAATTTCATATTGCAATTTATAAAGTTATTGAAACTTTCTAAATAATTTTGTAACTAAAGTAAGTGAAAACCTTTAACTCAAATTTACGCAAAGAAAAAACCTTTAGTTTTTAACCTAAAGGTTTTTTCTTATCACATATATCTTTTTATATAACTATTTTCAATGTCTACACATTTATATTTATGCATAGGCCTTCCAACAGAACCATAAATAACTTCCATTTTTAGAGCACCCAGTTTATTTAAAAAACTTAAATATTTCTTCATGGAAATTCTTGATATTCCAACATATCTTGCAATTTCACTTGTTGAAAATGTATCTTCTTTCATTTCTATTACCTTTGTCCATACTTTTTTCAAAGTATTTTTATCAAGTCCTTTTGGCAGCTGTGGAGCTACTTGATTTTCCTCCCTATTATTTAGAATAAGCTGATCAAGTTCTGTCTGACTAAGCTCTTTTTTTTGTTTCATAAAATTCTGTGCTTCTCTATAGGCAGATAATGCTGAGTTAAATCTATCAAATTCAAAGGGTTTTATTAAATAATCTACTGCACCGTATTGTAAAGCTCTTTTTATAGTTTGAATATCACAAGCAGCCGATACAACAATTATATCCACTTCTTTACCCATTCTTCTTACTTGAGATAATAATTCCAATCCACTTAAACCAGGCATATATATATCCAATAAAATTAATTGTATATCGCTTGTTTTTAAAACTTTTACAGCTTCCTCAAAGGAACGTGCTACAGCTTTTAATTTAAATCCACCTACTTGACTGAGGTATTTTTTGTTAAACTCTGCAACCATAGGATCATCTTCAACAATTAAGACATTAATCATTTACCATTCTCTCCTTGCTCTTATAAGGTATATAAATTGAAAATAGAGTGCCCTTACCTAACTCTGAGTATATTTCAATCTCACCACCTAATCTCTCTACACTTTTTTGTACTAAATAGAGACCCAATCCTCTGTCATTTCCTTTTGTTGAATAACCTTTTATAAAAAGTTTTTTTTTGGTATCTTCATCAATTCCAGAACCACTATCATTTACTTCTATAGTCAAAGTTTCTTTCTCG
The genomic region above belongs to Clostridium sp. AWRP and contains:
- the ftsH gene encoding ATP-dependent zinc metalloprotease FtsH; translation: MFNSKKFKGNKFKYVIYYSLLAVIIVFIVNEYSSQLKYEHVKYSDFINYINQNKISNVQISKDRLIITPKDKDKDHKGKILYTERVDDQDLIKKLNDAKVQYEGVSQESSLMRSLFTNWILPISIIMFFGSILMGRLDKKMGSGVMSFGKNTAKIYAENETGVNFNDVAGQEEAKESLIEIVDFLHNSQKYVSIGARLPKGALLVGPPGTGKTLLAKAVAGEAKVPFFSISGSAFVEMFVGMGASRVRDLFQQAQEKAPCIVFIDEIDAIGKSRGGNVSGNDEREQTLNQLLAEMDGFDSSKGVVILAATNRPEVLDKALLRPGRFDRRVIVDRPDLKGRENILKVHTKGVKVSEAVDLNSIAKSTPGAVGADLANMINEAALRAVKNGREEVIQEDLEESVEVVMAGKEKKDRILSDTEKRAVAFHEVGHALVAALLKHTDPVHKITIVPRTMGALGYTMQLPTEEKYLVSKEEMIDKICVMLGGRSAEEVEFNSISTGASNDIERATETARSMVTMYGMTDRFDMMGLESMQDRYLDGRPVQNCSAETASIIDDETLKIIKGCHEKARSIIKDNKDLLTKISESLIEKETLMGEEFMDIIKEYNDKKQETQDTKL
- the proS gene encoding proline--tRNA ligase codes for the protein MVEQITSRDEDFAQWYTDIVKKAELADYSSVRGCMIIRPYAYAMWENIQSYLDKRFKETGHQNVYMPLFIPESLLQKEKDHIEGFAPEVAWVTHGGNEELTEKLCVRPTSETLFCEHYAKIVQSYKDLPKLYNQWCSVVRWEKTTRPFLRTTEFLWQEGHTIHETKKEAQEETTRMLNVYADLCEKVLAIPVLKGQKTDSEKFAGGEATYTIEALMHDGKALQAGTSHYLGQNFAKSFGMQYSDKEGKLQYVYQTSWGVTTRLIGAIIMVHGDDNGLVVPPRIAPTQVIIVPIAQHKEGVLDKANELKGRIAKFARVKLDDSDKMAGWKFSEYEMKGVPIRLEVGPKDIEKNQVVLVRRDSGEKIIVSMDNLEKDIPDLLDKIHDGMFEKAKNLIKGNTNNAVNMEEFKDIMENKIGVVKAMWCGDAKCEEKIKEVTGASSRCIPFEQEHISDTCVCCGKKADKLVYWGKAY
- a CDS encoding GxGYxYP domain-containing protein, which codes for MKFKKFIVLILSIFLIGAFIPNVHAFLTNTYYVKNSKIPHHLYVIYQNDLTPAEKTMVVTLQGIISNKSNSQIYTLNKNQPDYKIWLDDLKANYGITYTIVKDPWYLLDKFKSLVSGYVLYSSYPEKNPSINNACSLAALKNSIVIDTPIEDRVKNAGIKMQGNCVNTDKYWAYNNLWNSGLNHSVVIELSPNKNASLRDYGIMSKCLAFYEDDLKDFSLRDKIFGTMEKDSTCLGWGPDEHGNVSAASKNGVSMVPADWSYNLTVLSAFPSVPLTQKSSVKPDKKLFSQPIHYVTFIMSDGDNQQWNLGSNYGSEKWYGSPKKGSFNMGFSISPSIHELAPTVFKLYYKNASSNSYRDNFVVSPSGNGYMYPSKFKEDSLNAYLKRLNNYMSDVDERYISVLDDWSLYDIKLWDKYTACSNIDGIFYLNYNKQNDYKGKIIWSNGKPVVSCRDVLWSGLEEEDALINNINNYVAKGYTNISKPKAYTFVYVHAWSKSMNDVEKVVTKLNRNPKVKVVPPDTFMDIMKKNIRK
- a CDS encoding PilZ domain-containing protein, which codes for MIENFSDKKDAIFKKEKRADKRYKYNYNFKIESINLKEVNLDVLGVNISVNGISFISNISFEKDDILSIAFKFNNVTIPAIIKVQHVNIFDTGFFVGGQFIAMQNMYRQVLKMGCETFSEN
- a CDS encoding polysaccharide deacetylase family protein, which translates into the protein MTINSNVVFANNSKHNLNEDLQKDNKKIIYLTFDDGPSKLTDKFLDILKENNVKATFFLIGNQIEDNEQVVKRIYSEGHSIGLHTYTHKYRKIYKNGDSFIDEMNKSNELIKKVTGKESHLIRFPGGSRKHLNKNFLEKLHNNNFKIYDWNIQASDGINPKIPPYKLVKEATKDPDKHNPVILLMHCDYMHKNTCIALPEIIKYYKSQGYEFKPITEDTEEIYFPIKTNKASSFLEKLFKN
- a CDS encoding phosphatase translates to MKKKLSVFMCTMFLVSLLGVPVVYSREVTGMQNKNVQLEQIQNRNVQLKIDSKKKDKIPKRFRKTTDNIKTYGKSINLKGLSSLNASGSAQFTGQNIKIVKEEIGNVPILVVDLREESHGFINDLAVSWVGEEKNNANKGLTKNQVLKDESEKLKGIKLNEELDIEKKEIIPTKVQDERELAEENKMSYVRIPVTDTEGPTDEMVDYFISIVKKTPPGTWMHFHCKAGIGRTTTFMTMYDIMKNAKDVSLEDIMERQILLGGKNLLKPFHKVGSKSSERSEFIKKFYEYAKENKDNFNTSWSEWLKSNKNSVKDLD
- a CDS encoding 2-hydroxycarboxylate transporter family protein, translated to MQGTINMPKSKNNNFISKVVNYKVGVTPLPIFIVLAAIIYFASVTKKLPADMIGGFAIIIVLGTLFGDLGSKLPVLKNIGGAAILSIIIPSMMVYFKLLNTTSMKAITGIMKNSNFLYLYISCLVVGSILGMNRKVLIKGFVRMFVPLVVGTIMAIAGGMLVGLLFGYKPGYTFFYIVAPILDGGIGEGILPLTMGYSEILHQPQSLLIAKLVPAAVLGNIVAIVSAGVLKRYAEKRPDLTGNGLLVKTKEDNEILAEQKAEKPVDFKLMGSGLLIACTFYVFGLLTSPLIGIPAPIIMIFTAAIVKYLNVIPPETEQGVHHLYKFVSSSLTYPLLVGIGVLYTPFSDLVRAITPAYIIICISIVLSMMASGFFIGKYINMYPIESSLVTACHSGLGGTGDVAILSSANRMELMPFSQISTRIGGASMVVIATLLLKMFS
- a CDS encoding malic enzyme-like NAD(P)-binding protein; translation: MNLKETALKFHKDNEGKIALKCKVPVKNKQDLTLAYTPGVAEPCLEINKNPECIYDYTSKGNWVAVVTNGTAVLGLGNIGAGAGLPVMEGKSVLFKTFAGVDAFPICLESKDINEIVAAVKLMEPTFGGINLEDIKAPECFEIESKLKEVCNIPVFHDDQHGTAVVSSACLINALKIVNKKFEDLKIVVNGAGAAGTAITKLLIKMGTKNVILCDTKGAIYKKRPIGMNKFKDEMAEITNPNLQKGTLADVLKGADVFLGVSVANCVTEEMVKSMNKDSIIMAMANPNPEILPDLAIKAGAKVVCTGRSDFPNQVNNVLAFPGIFRGALDVRASEINDEMKIAAAYAIAELVSEEELKPDYIIPNAFDLRIAPKVAAYVAKAAIDTGAARKKNVTPEMVEKHTKTLLEI
- a CDS encoding response regulator yields the protein MINVLIVEDDPMVAEFNKKYLSQVGGFKLKAVARSFEEAVKVLKTSDIQLILLDIYMPGLSGLELLSQVRRMGKEVDIIVVSAACDIQTIKRALQYGAVDYLIKPFEFDRFNSALSAYREAQNFMKQKKELSQTELDQLILNNREENQVAPQLPKGLDKNTLKKVWTKVIEMKEDTFSTSEIARYVGISRISMKKYLSFLNKLGALKMEVIYGSVGRPMHKYKCVDIENSYIKRYM